From a single Rutidosis leptorrhynchoides isolate AG116_Rl617_1_P2 chromosome 5, CSIRO_AGI_Rlap_v1, whole genome shotgun sequence genomic region:
- the LOC139848442 gene encoding uncharacterized protein has translation MKDIAATKLERNSKIVKLNIVCSDGISIDAELFYNESKLVQAGYQNDVGFIEVESNSKIIHMVEIYCAIRAKIENHYAPYHFTLDVDFDKEEEDYDKLQQKLNSYNSNFRQRNQVYALDLMIAAFDLEIKSLIDWMMKDIDDIFMKMTSDDEVYKFFFVNLNEEYNLHKLEFEDLVEDLENYWWAFKKADNWDHELLKVPFREYKTLPYEQRLVYYTIILLFWYFFFTTMANNTFPF, from the exons ATGAAAGATATAGCAGCGACTAAACTCGAAAGGAATAGCAAAATCGTTAAGTTGAATATTGTTTGTTCGGATGGGATATCTATTGACGCCGAGCTCTTTTACAATGAGTCTAAATTGGTCCAAGCCGGTTACCAGAACGATGTTGGCTTCATTGAAGTCGAAAGCAATAGCAAAATCATTCACATGGTTGAAATATACTGTGCGATACGTGCCAAGATCGAGAATCATTATGCTCCTTATCATTTTACTTTGGATGTTGATTTTGATAAAGAGGAGGAGGATTACGACAAACTCCAACAAAAATTGAATTCTTACAATTCCAACTTTCGCCAACGCAATCAAGTCTATGCTCTTGATCTTATGATT GCTGCTTTCGATTTGGAGATAAAGAGCCTCATCGACTGGATGATGAAAGACATTGATGACATCTTCATGAAAATGACAAGTGATGATGAGGTTTACAAATTCTTCTTTGTCAATTTGAACGAAGAGTATAATCTGCATAAATTGGAATTTGAAGATTTGGTAGAGGACCTCGAGAATTACTGGTGGGCTTTTAAAAAAg CCGATAATTGGGATCATGAGTTATTAAAAGTGCCATTCCGTGAGTATAAAACCCTACCTTATGAACAACGGTTAGTTTATTATACTATTATTTTACTCTTTTGGTACTTTTTTTTT ACGACTATGGCTAACAACACATTTCCTTTTTAG